Proteins encoded by one window of Onychomys torridus unplaced genomic scaffold, mOncTor1.1, whole genome shotgun sequence:
- the LOC118576501 gene encoding pregnancy-specific glycoprotein 22-like yields the protein MEEYSVVLYKGYTPWQRLLLTAFLLTFWHLSTMAHVTIESLPLQVTEGENVLFLVHDLPENLTTFAWFKGLTNMTQRIAICTMDNNLSLPGPVHTDRETIYCNGSLLLKNVNQKDTENYTLQTYNRHGKIVSTTSMYLHVSAFLWKCGRLGTSAKITIESVPPRVTEGRSALLLVHNLPENIESFFWFKGVVGVKNLMVIWHIPERKSTKWGPAYTGREILYSDGSLLIPSVNQNDQGLYILHILRRDDELEEAEVQLQVDTPPSLFCNHLTSSQLMIQLVPWYPAEGESVLLQVRNLPEDLQAFLWYKSTYGAPIPKIVEYTRAMNSTIWGAEHRRRQWMVYNNGSLMLQNVTEKDAGMYMLEVSKNDSKIEEASVELYVKKNVTQPFVQITDTTVAGHRSVIFTCISPDTDIFIHWFFNNQSLRLTERMTLSPTKCGLKIDPVKSEDAGEYKCEVSNRFSLKTSLPVSWP from the exons CCTTCCTCTTAACCTTCTGGCATCTGTCTACCATGGCCCACGTGACTATTGAGTCACTTCCACTCCAAGTGACTGAAGGAGAAAATGTCCTTTTCCTTGTCCATGATCTCCCAGAGAATCTTACAACCTTTGCCTGGTTCAAAGGTCTAACAAATATGACACAAAGAATTGCAATTTGTACAATGGACAACAATTTAAGTCTTCCAGGACCTGTGCACACTGATAGAGAGACAATATATTGCAATGGATCCCTGTTGCTCAAAAATGTCAACCAAAAGGACACAGAAAATTATACCCTACAAACCTATAATAGACATGGAAAAATTGTCTCAACAACATCCATGTACCTCCATGTGTCTG CCTTCCTTTGGAAGTGTGGGCGCCTTGGTACCTCTGCCAAGATCACTATTGAATCAGTGCCACCCAGAGTTACTGAAGGGAGAAGTGCTCTTCTCCTCGTTCACAATCTCCCAGAGAATATTGAAAGCTTTTTCTGGTTCAAAGGAGTTGTTGGAGTCAAGAACCTTATGGTTATCTGGCATATACCAGAGAGGAAATCAACTAAGTGGGGGCCTGCATACACTGGCAGGGAGATCTTGTACAGTGACGGATCCCTGCTGATTCCCAGTGTCAATCAGAATGACCAAGGATTGTACATCTTACACATTCTGAGAAGAGATGACGAACTTGAAGAAGCTGAAGTGCAACTCCAGGTGGACA CTCCCCCTTCTCTGTTCTGTAACCATCTCACATCTTCCCAACTCATGATCCAACTGGTGCCTTGGTATCCTGCTGAAGGGGAGAGCGTTCTTCTCCAAGTTCGTAATCTTCCAGAAGATCTGCAAGCCTTTCTATGGTACAAATCAACGTATGGTGCCCCAATCCCTAAAATTGTAGAATATACCAGAGCTATGAATTCTACCATCTGGGGGGCTGAACACAGAAGAAGACAATGGATGGTGTACAATAATGGATCCCTGATGCTCCAGAATGTCACTGAGAAAGATGCAGGAATGTACATGCTAGAAGTTTCAAAGAATGATTCCAAAATTGAAGAAGCATCTGTGGAACTTTATGTAAAGA AGAATGTGACGCAACCCTTTGTGCAAATCACTGACACCACAGTTGCAGGACATAGATCTGTCATCTTCACCTGCATCTCACCCGACACTGATATCTTCATCCACTGGTTCTTCAATAACCAGAGTCTGAGGCTCACAGAGAGGATGACTCTGTCCCCAACAAAGTGTGGACTCAAAATAGATCCTGTCAAAAGTGAGGACGCTGGAGAGTATAAGTGTGAGGTCTCCAACCGATTCAGTTTGAAGACCAGTCTTCCAGTCTCCTGGCCATGA